A genomic window from Fusarium oxysporum Fo47 chromosome X, complete sequence includes:
- a CDS encoding major facilitator superfamily domain-containing protein codes for MASHAVGDNGISAAPLAATVDAKNRASITSSPAAASLKNDAIATVVSNRRWFSWHEPGTSPEEKKLIFKLDWFMLSFACLMFFIKQLDQNNISNAYVSGMADELGFGPGNELSWMNTYFSIGTILGGLVSNLIITVLRPRIWLSSCLITWSVFVLALFKCNYAYQFYVLRFFIGVFESAAWPGVMYCLGSWYRKSELARRSGLFVMSGVIGQMFSGYLQAALFTGMHGKGGMSAWRWLFIFDFILAIPVAAYGFMVKITFPDTPHTTRAFYFNEWERERSRQRIEEEGRKPVGKMDWSVIRRIFGSWQVYAFTAAYSFWTLTCGSYVMQYFGIYLKKTGWYTVPEINNIPTCIGAVNFVVMVSTGYIADKLGGRALVCGVVGCWMILNYSILTAWDVPHKLRMAAFIMHGCYGCFTPLIAGWANEACGGDQQKRAFVLSFMVSVGSAVVIPFQQIQMASGEAPEFAKTHGWGSALAWVVALTLWTGVGLPLVQRWRQNEVVVSNREDEVTEV; via the exons ATGGCTAGTCATGCAGTGGGCGACAATGGCATCAGTGCAGCACCCTTAGCCGCTActgttgatgccaagaatCGTGCTTCGATTACTTCTAGCCCTGCAGCTGCAAGTTTGAAAAACGACGCTATTGCTACAGTGGTCAGCAATAGAAGATGGTTCAGCTGGCATGAGCCTGGGACGTCACcagaggaaaagaagctTATTTTCAAGCTTGATTGGTTCATGCTGAGTTTTGCATGTCTGATGTTTTTTATCAAGCAG CTTGATCAAAACAATATTTCCAATGCTTATGTGTCAGGAATGGCGGATGAACTCGGCTTCGGTCCTGGAAACGAACTCTCCTGGATGAATACCTATTTCTCCATCGGCACAATCTTGGGTGGTCTCGTCTCCAACTTGATCATCACCGTCTTGCGTCCTCGAATCTGGCTCTCAAGCTGCCTCATAACCTGGTCCGTTTTCGTCCTGGCTCTGTTTAAGTGTAATTACGCCTATCAATTCTATGTTCTTCGGTTTTTCATTGGTGTATTTGAGTCCGCTGCTTGGCCTGGCGTTATGTATTGCTTGGGTTCCTGGTATCGCAAGAGTGAGCTAGCACGTCGAAGTGGGCTTTTTGTAATGAGCGGTGTTATCGGCCAGATGTTCTCTGGATATCTGCAAGCTGCTCTATTTACTGGCATGCATGGCAAAGGAGGGATGTCCGCTTGGCGATGGTTGTTCATTTTCGATTTCATCCTCGCTATCCCAGTTGCGGCCTATGGATTT ATGGTTAAGATCACTTTCCCTGATACTCCACATACCACAAGAGCCTTCTATTTTAACGAATGGGAAAGAGAAAGGTCCCGCCAGCGTATCGAAGAGGAGGGCCGCAAGCCCGTGGGAAAGATGGACTGGAGTGTTATACGTCGAATATTTGGTTCTTGGCAGGTGTATGCGTTTACGGCAGCATACTCTTTCTGGACTTTGACATGTGGAAG TTACGTGATGCAGTACTTTGGGATCTACCTGAAAAAGACCGGTTGGTATACGGTACCTgagatcaacaacatcccAACTTGTATCGGTGCTGTCAACTTTGTGGTTATGGTATCAACAGGCTACATCGCCGATAAGCTCGGTGGGCGTGCTCTAGTCTGTGGTGTAGTAGGATGCTGGATGATTCTCAACTACTCCATCCTCACCGCGTGGGACGTTCCTCACAAGCTACGAATGGCGGCTTTCATCATGCACGGCTGCTACGGATGCTTCACACCTCTGATCGCAGGCTGGGCCAACGAGGCTTGTGGCGGCGACCAGCAGAAGCGTGCGTTTGTACTGAGCTTCATGGTTTCTGTTGGTTCTGCGGTGGTTATTCCCTTCCAGCAGATCCAGATGGCATCTGGTGAAGCTCCTGAGTTTGCAAAGACGCATGGATGGGGAAGCGCACTGGCCTGGGTTGTGGCACTGACACTGTGGACTGGTGTTGGTTTACCCTTGGTGCAGAGATGGAGGCAGAATGAGGTTGTAGTAAGTAATCGAGAGGATGAGGTGACTGAGGTCTAG